In Nodosilinea sp. FACHB-141, a single window of DNA contains:
- a CDS encoding glycosyltransferase: MTMKWAIAAPFFDIDNIDTANWLEPFVPGDAHEFQLIPRQKPLPKWHDRKSKFTPIDDWLVYMRQAADALNSDADGVITVFPQVASAVGLQQKLRFSNKPVVAWLFNVGTCRSGLRQKLARASLSQVDHFVVHTRKEIELYSQWLGLPANRFEFLPYQVPEIPIEYGEERKTPFIASLGSAHRDFPTLFEAVKKLNIKTIVATGQGAVEGLMIPEQVELPFGISKEECLRLGQQARLNVVPLQPKEGVTAAGQVTLVEAMIMGRPLIVTNFYGAEDYIIHGETGWLVEPNSLESMTEAIDLLWHDDALRQKLGENARAYAKEHFSDPCAGRHLERILNEVAENRNTLANAKLQWAK, from the coding sequence ATGACCATGAAATGGGCGATCGCTGCACCATTTTTTGATATTGATAATATCGATACTGCCAACTGGTTAGAGCCTTTTGTGCCAGGCGATGCCCACGAGTTTCAGCTCATTCCGCGACAAAAACCGCTGCCAAAATGGCACGATCGCAAGTCTAAATTTACGCCAATTGACGACTGGCTTGTCTACATGAGACAGGCCGCTGACGCACTTAATTCAGACGCCGACGGAGTGATCACCGTATTCCCTCAGGTGGCTTCGGCGGTGGGTTTACAGCAAAAGCTGAGATTTTCCAACAAGCCTGTAGTCGCATGGCTTTTCAATGTGGGCACCTGTAGATCAGGTCTGCGTCAGAAGCTTGCCCGAGCTAGTCTGAGCCAAGTTGATCATTTTGTGGTGCATACTCGCAAGGAGATTGAACTTTATAGCCAGTGGCTGGGATTGCCCGCCAATCGGTTTGAGTTCTTGCCCTATCAGGTGCCCGAGATTCCCATTGAGTACGGAGAAGAGCGAAAAACTCCCTTTATTGCCTCCCTTGGGTCTGCCCATCGCGATTTTCCCACTCTGTTTGAAGCGGTCAAAAAGCTCAATATTAAAACTATAGTGGCCACTGGCCAGGGTGCTGTTGAGGGTCTGATGATTCCTGAGCAGGTGGAACTGCCCTTTGGCATTAGCAAGGAGGAGTGCTTACGTCTAGGTCAGCAGGCTCGATTAAACGTTGTGCCGCTACAGCCCAAAGAGGGAGTTACGGCTGCCGGGCAGGTTACCTTGGTGGAGGCCATGATTATGGGCCGACCGCTGATTGTCACAAACTTTTATGGGGCCGAAGATTACATCATCCATGGCGAAACCGGGTGGTTAGTCGAACCCAACTCCTTGGAGAGCATGACCGAGGCCATCGACCTACTCTGGCACGACGATGCTCTGCGCCAGAAACTCGGTGAGAATGCCCGCGCCTACGCCAAGGAGCATTTTTCTGACCCCTGTGCTGGTCGCCACTTAGAGCGCATTCTCAACGAAGTAGCCGAGAACCGAAATACACTGGCTAACGCAAAGCTGCAGTGGGCTAAATAG
- a CDS encoding glycosyltransferase, whose protein sequence is MTSLPSQTTSSKFHVLTSTKFDFEHFVTRAALGQGPRHTIWQLKERLNAQVHQPDFEDDSLVNGFDKVLSKLIGRPHQWALARQVLAQTNSDDVVYCCGEDAGLPLALLALFKKNRPRLVVNVMCPERWRPKLLLKWFQLHRSIDAFTVNTTLKVQTLRDMLNLGEDGVTCLAEQTDKQFFYPEPGTIEKHRPLIASAGLEQRDYITLANATHQLDLDVKVCAVSPNATSKTRCRIPEQPPQNMEMRYFDWVDLRDLYRSADIAVVSLINNTYAAGLTVLMEAMACRRPVIITKTVGLATEMAEKGLVWGVQPDSPEELKAAIVHVLGHPEEASARAEAAYQHYLENHTSEQHVEQVSRLLQRVANSTTSDQPMVIRARPV, encoded by the coding sequence ATGACATCCTTACCCAGTCAAACCACCAGCTCAAAATTCCACGTTTTAACCAGTACAAAATTTGACTTCGAGCATTTCGTTACCCGCGCTGCTCTGGGTCAAGGGCCGCGGCATACTATTTGGCAGCTTAAAGAGAGACTCAATGCTCAAGTTCATCAACCAGATTTTGAAGATGACAGTCTGGTTAATGGCTTCGATAAAGTTCTTTCTAAACTAATTGGCAGACCGCATCAGTGGGCTTTAGCAAGACAGGTTTTAGCTCAGACCAACTCCGATGATGTTGTCTACTGCTGTGGCGAAGATGCTGGTCTACCCTTAGCCCTGCTTGCATTATTCAAGAAAAATCGCCCTCGGTTAGTTGTCAATGTGATGTGCCCAGAACGGTGGCGGCCCAAGCTGCTGCTCAAATGGTTTCAGCTGCACCGCAGTATTGATGCATTCACTGTAAACACGACTCTGAAAGTCCAAACTTTAAGAGACATGCTCAACCTAGGTGAGGATGGCGTGACTTGTTTGGCCGAGCAGACCGACAAACAGTTCTTCTACCCTGAACCTGGCACAATTGAAAAGCATCGTCCCTTGATTGCTAGTGCTGGCTTGGAGCAGCGAGACTATATCACTCTTGCTAATGCTACTCACCAGTTAGATTTAGACGTCAAAGTCTGCGCTGTATCACCCAATGCCACTTCCAAAACGCGGTGCAGAATTCCTGAGCAACCGCCCCAAAACATGGAAATGCGGTATTTCGACTGGGTTGATTTGCGCGATCTTTATCGCAGTGCCGATATTGCCGTAGTTAGCCTAATCAACAACACCTATGCCGCTGGCCTGACGGTTTTGATGGAAGCAATGGCTTGCCGCCGACCAGTAATCATCACCAAAACTGTAGGATTGGCCACAGAAATGGCTGAGAAAGGTCTCGTCTGGGGCGTACAACCCGACTCCCCTGAAGAGTTAAAGGCCGCCATCGTACACGTCTTAGGCCACCCTGAGGAGGCGAGTGCTAGAGCAGAGGCAGCTTATCAGCACTATTTGGAAAACCACACGAGTGAGCAGCATGTTGAGCAGGTGTCCCGATTGCTGCAGCGGGTTGCCAACAGCACAACGTCAGACCAGCCCATGGTTATACGAGCAAGACCAGTTTAA
- the uraD gene encoding 2-oxo-4-hydroxy-4-carboxy-5-ureidoimidazoline decarboxylase, producing MPYTLDQLNAMAEADFVAAIGPAFEETPAIAAQIWPLRPFVSVADLHQHMVAIVRTMPATDQLALINAHPDLGTRVTMAAASVSEQSKAGLNSLTNEEYHQFQALNQQYKDKFGFPFILAVAGHTKTSILKNFVERLRNSTDAEMSAALLEVEKIALSRLDSWIVSA from the coding sequence ATGCCCTATACCCTAGACCAGCTCAATGCTATGGCCGAGGCTGACTTTGTCGCTGCCATCGGCCCCGCCTTTGAAGAAACGCCCGCGATCGCCGCTCAGATCTGGCCTTTGCGTCCTTTCGTCTCCGTAGCCGATCTTCACCAGCACATGGTTGCTATTGTGCGAACGATGCCTGCTACGGACCAACTGGCCTTGATTAACGCCCACCCCGACTTAGGCACAAGGGTTACTATGGCCGCAGCCTCGGTGTCAGAACAGAGCAAAGCCGGGCTTAATAGTCTCACTAACGAGGAATATCATCAGTTTCAAGCCCTTAATCAGCAGTACAAAGATAAATTCGGCTTTCCCTTCATATTGGCAGTGGCAGGACATACCAAAACCTCAATCTTAAAAAACTTTGTAGAAAGATTACGCAATTCCACGGATGCAGAGATGTCTGCTGCTTTATTGGAAGTTGAGAAAATAGCCTTATCTCGCCTTGATAGCTGGATTGTGTCTGCTTAA
- a CDS encoding 5-(carboxyamino)imidazole ribonucleotide synthase gives MEQATPNFIRRVGVIGGGQLAWMMGPAVQKLGLELVVQTPNSTDPAVTIAQSTLLAPIADIPATASLAAQCDVITFENEFIDCEGLQALAQQGTVFRPSLDVLALVLDKRHQREFFAHIGLPNPRYNFLDGDESEAELSAKAEPIGFPLVMKTRRLGYDGYGTSVVKDAAQLSATWDKFNRAPVLLEEFVPFKQELAVMVARSAEGDVAVFPTVETQQVGQICRRVFAPAHVNPEVAARMTGLARTLVEQLQLVGIVGIECFLTSDDRVLINEIAPRTHNSGHYSLDACETSQFEQQLRAVSDRPLGPTALNCPQAVMVNLLGLDEPEVSHHQKLETLKQWPEATLYWYNKAIRPGRKLGHITLRLDAAADPIAAAAAIEAVWYGA, from the coding sequence ATGGAGCAGGCAACCCCCAACTTTATTCGGCGAGTTGGTGTCATTGGCGGCGGACAGCTCGCCTGGATGATGGGACCAGCGGTGCAAAAGCTGGGTCTAGAGCTTGTGGTGCAGACGCCCAACTCGACCGACCCAGCCGTGACAATCGCTCAATCCACCCTCCTGGCCCCCATCGCCGATATCCCCGCTACCGCATCCCTCGCGGCCCAGTGCGATGTGATTACCTTTGAAAATGAGTTTATCGACTGTGAAGGGCTCCAGGCTCTGGCTCAACAGGGCACAGTCTTTCGCCCTAGCCTGGACGTATTGGCCCTGGTGCTCGACAAGCGCCACCAGCGCGAGTTTTTTGCGCATATTGGTTTACCCAACCCGCGCTACAACTTTTTAGACGGTGATGAAAGCGAGGCCGAACTTTCCGCTAAGGCAGAGCCGATTGGTTTTCCGCTAGTGATGAAGACCCGCCGTTTAGGCTACGACGGCTACGGCACCTCAGTAGTCAAAGATGCGGCTCAGCTCAGCGCCACGTGGGACAAATTTAACCGTGCCCCGGTGCTGCTGGAGGAGTTTGTGCCCTTCAAACAGGAGCTGGCGGTTATGGTTGCCCGCTCGGCAGAGGGGGATGTTGCTGTCTTCCCCACCGTAGAAACTCAGCAAGTCGGGCAGATCTGTCGCCGTGTCTTTGCCCCTGCCCATGTTAACCCCGAGGTCGCCGCGAGGATGACCGGCCTTGCCCGCACTCTGGTGGAGCAGCTTCAGCTGGTGGGCATCGTCGGTATTGAGTGCTTTCTCACTTCGGACGACCGGGTGCTGATCAATGAAATTGCCCCCCGCACTCACAACTCGGGCCACTACAGTCTCGATGCCTGCGAAACCTCCCAGTTTGAGCAGCAGCTGCGGGCTGTGAGCGATCGCCCCCTTGGCCCTACTGCGCTCAACTGCCCACAAGCCGTTATGGTCAACTTGTTGGGGCTAGACGAGCCTGAAGTCAGCCACCACCAGAAGCTTGAGACCCTTAAACAATGGCCTGAAGCTACCCTCTACTGGTACAACAAAGCCATTCGCCCCGGACGCAAGCTGGGGCATATAACCCTGCGGCTCGACGCAGCGGCAGACCCCATCGCAGCCGCCGCTGCGATCGAGGCCGTTTGGTACGGGGCGTAA
- a CDS encoding bifunctional (p)ppGpp synthetase/guanosine-3',5'-bis(diphosphate) 3'-pyrophosphohydrolase, with translation MTATVHPPLPDDCTLPGWLETCVLTHHDDSQGDLVQDPKDKSNNLLVCQAFEFAYTLHKGQYRASGEPYICHPIAVAGLLRDLGGDSAMIASGFLHDIVEDTDITPEELEGHFGDEVRQLVEGVTKLSKFNFESKTERQAENFRRMFLAMAQDIRVIVVKLADRLHNMRTLEHLSDEKRRRIARETMEIFAPLANRLGIGRFKWELEDLSFKYLEPDAYRQMQRHVTEKRADREARLVEVAETLRQRMHQSEIQVVDVNSRPKHLYGIYRKMERQQKDFSEIYDIAAVRLIVGTNEDCYRALAIVHDAFRPIPGRFKDYIGLPKPNRYQSLHTVVIGPKGKPIEVQIRTLEMHHIAEYGIAAHWKYKETGASTNTRINADDEKFTWLRQLLEWQNDLKDAKEFLENVKGNLFDEDVYVFTPDGDVVPLSRGATSVDFAYRIHTEVGNHCAGARVNGRIVTLDTPLENGDIVEIITQKNSHPSLDWLNFVVTPSARNRIRQWYKRSHRDENIARGRDMLEKELGRSGFDALLKSEPAQLAAERCNYQSVDDFLAGLGYGEVTLNSFVNRLREAVKAKQPLETLSPESSLQDSDRFLAGAVANPQRPRPVPSKDPILGIEGLVHHIAGCCNPLPGEPIMGSVSLGSRGIAIHRQGCPNLVDIPGDRIIPVSWNPVDHSGSRHTYPVEVRIEVIDRVGVLKDILSHLSDLQINVHKAQVKTFPGQTAEIDLGLDVKDHAHLEQTFGQIRKMTDVLKIRRMSQVA, from the coding sequence ATGACTGCAACAGTTCATCCACCCCTACCCGATGACTGCACCCTGCCTGGTTGGCTCGAAACCTGTGTGCTAACCCACCACGATGACAGTCAAGGTGATCTTGTCCAAGACCCGAAAGACAAATCCAATAACCTGCTGGTGTGCCAGGCCTTTGAGTTTGCCTACACATTACACAAAGGGCAGTATCGCGCCTCAGGTGAGCCCTACATTTGCCACCCCATCGCCGTAGCTGGGCTGCTGCGTGACCTAGGCGGCGATAGCGCCATGATTGCCTCTGGTTTTCTCCACGACATTGTCGAAGACACCGATATCACGCCGGAAGAACTTGAGGGCCACTTCGGCGATGAGGTGCGACAGCTGGTAGAAGGGGTAACCAAGCTGTCAAAGTTTAATTTTGAGAGCAAAACCGAGCGCCAGGCCGAAAATTTTCGCCGCATGTTCTTGGCTATGGCCCAAGACATTCGGGTGATTGTGGTGAAGCTGGCCGATCGCCTCCACAACATGCGCACCCTGGAGCACCTCAGCGACGAAAAACGCCGCCGCATTGCCCGCGAAACCATGGAGATCTTTGCGCCCCTAGCTAACCGCTTGGGGATCGGCCGCTTTAAGTGGGAACTGGAAGATCTTTCGTTTAAATACTTAGAGCCCGATGCCTACCGCCAAATGCAGCGCCACGTCACCGAGAAGCGGGCCGATCGCGAGGCGCGGCTCGTGGAGGTGGCCGAAACCCTGCGCCAGCGCATGCACCAGTCTGAGATTCAGGTGGTCGATGTCAACAGTAGACCCAAGCATCTCTACGGCATCTACCGCAAAATGGAGCGGCAGCAAAAGGATTTCAGCGAAATCTACGACATTGCTGCCGTTCGCCTCATTGTCGGCACCAACGAAGATTGCTACCGCGCCCTGGCGATTGTACACGACGCCTTTCGCCCGATTCCCGGTCGGTTTAAAGACTACATCGGCCTGCCGAAGCCCAACCGCTACCAGTCGCTGCATACGGTGGTAATTGGCCCCAAGGGTAAGCCGATCGAGGTGCAGATTCGCACCCTCGAGATGCACCACATCGCCGAGTACGGCATTGCCGCCCACTGGAAGTACAAAGAAACCGGCGCTTCCACCAATACCCGCATCAATGCCGACGACGAGAAATTTACCTGGCTGCGGCAGCTCTTGGAGTGGCAAAACGACCTCAAAGACGCCAAAGAATTTCTCGAAAACGTTAAGGGCAATCTGTTTGATGAAGACGTCTACGTCTTCACCCCCGATGGCGATGTGGTGCCGTTAAGCAGGGGGGCAACCTCCGTAGATTTTGCCTATCGCATTCACACTGAGGTGGGCAACCACTGCGCTGGAGCTAGGGTAAATGGCCGCATCGTCACCCTCGACACGCCGCTGGAAAATGGCGACATCGTTGAAATTATTACCCAAAAGAACAGCCACCCCAGCCTTGACTGGCTCAATTTTGTGGTCACCCCCAGCGCCCGCAACCGCATTCGCCAGTGGTATAAGCGATCGCACCGCGACGAAAATATTGCCCGGGGCCGCGACATGCTTGAAAAAGAACTGGGCCGCAGCGGCTTTGACGCTCTGCTCAAGTCTGAACCTGCCCAGCTGGCTGCCGAGCGCTGCAACTACCAAAGCGTTGACGACTTTTTGGCCGGACTGGGCTACGGCGAGGTGACGCTCAATTCTTTTGTCAATCGCCTGCGTGAGGCCGTCAAAGCTAAGCAGCCCCTAGAGACGCTGTCGCCCGAATCCTCGCTGCAAGACTCTGATCGGTTTCTGGCCGGAGCTGTTGCCAACCCCCAGCGCCCTCGCCCTGTCCCTTCCAAGGATCCGATTTTGGGAATTGAGGGGCTGGTGCACCACATTGCGGGCTGCTGTAACCCGCTGCCCGGCGAACCGATTATGGGCAGCGTCTCCTTGGGTAGTCGAGGCATTGCCATCCACCGCCAAGGCTGTCCTAACCTGGTCGATATTCCGGGCGATCGCATCATCCCCGTCAGCTGGAACCCGGTTGACCACAGCGGCTCTCGCCACACCTACCCGGTAGAAGTGCGCATTGAGGTAATTGACCGCGTAGGCGTCCTCAAAGACATTCTCTCTCACCTGTCAGACCTGCAAATTAACGTTCACAAGGCCCAGGTCAAAACCTTTCCTGGCCAAACCGCCGAGATTGATCTGGGGCTTGACGTCAAAGACCATGCCCACCTCGAACAGACCTTTGGGCAAATTCGTAAGATGACCGACGTACTCAAAATTCGCCGGATGAGTCAGGTCGCTTAG
- the patD gene encoding heterocyst frequency control protein PatD has protein sequence MKNALETLRSHLQTMVGLVQSANPDGRTLQAQFLLAQQQFQHQMLPLGEELPSAQPVLTEINRTLRLLAMDVAFLQAARQSTTTQQRQQQMLKKLDQLLTFCQALEQAISNPT, from the coding sequence ATGAAGAATGCCCTAGAAACCCTGCGATCGCACCTCCAGACCATGGTCGGCCTGGTGCAGTCTGCTAATCCCGACGGGCGCACTCTACAGGCGCAGTTTTTGCTGGCTCAGCAACAGTTTCAGCACCAGATGCTGCCTTTGGGAGAAGAGTTGCCCAGCGCTCAGCCTGTGCTAACCGAAATCAACCGCACTCTCAGGCTGCTAGCGATGGATGTGGCATTTTTGCAGGCGGCTCGTCAGTCGACCACAACCCAGCAGCGGCAGCAGCAGATGCTCAAAAAACTAGATCAGCTGCTGACCTTTTGCCAAGCTTTGGAGCAGGCGATCTCCAACCCGACTTAA
- a CDS encoding zf-TFIIB domain-containing protein, whose amino-acid sequence MYQCPKEGDIDLQDSQLSPGLAVHGCPSCGGSWIPSEHYADWQRQQNDPEEPIRVAVLPLSLSTSFQPAALDNRAALCLDCRSYLVRGRITLPQGSFYVERCPNCNGIWCDGGEWEILQQLELQTHIDYIFSADWQAQVRELEHTEREKLATIDKLGPDVAQRVFELADLLEQHPNGDFGVAYLMRRVDQ is encoded by the coding sequence TTGTATCAGTGCCCTAAGGAAGGGGATATTGACCTTCAAGACAGTCAGCTATCACCGGGGCTGGCGGTCCACGGCTGCCCCAGCTGTGGCGGCAGCTGGATTCCGTCAGAACATTATGCAGACTGGCAAAGGCAACAGAACGACCCCGAGGAACCGATTCGAGTGGCGGTGCTGCCCCTGTCATTGAGCACCTCGTTTCAGCCCGCTGCGCTCGATAACCGGGCGGCTCTGTGCCTCGATTGCCGCAGCTACCTAGTACGGGGCCGCATTACCCTGCCGCAGGGATCGTTTTATGTCGAGCGCTGCCCCAACTGCAACGGCATCTGGTGCGATGGCGGCGAGTGGGAGATCTTGCAGCAGCTCGAATTACAGACCCATATCGACTATATTTTTTCTGCTGATTGGCAGGCCCAGGTGCGTGAGCTAGAGCACACCGAACGAGAAAAACTAGCCACCATTGACAAGCTAGGACCCGATGTTGCCCAGCGCGTGTTTGAGCTGGCTGACCTGCTAGAACAGCACCCCAACGGGGATTTTGGGGTGGCGTATTTGATGCGGCGGGTGGATCAATGA
- a CDS encoding ABC transporter ATP-binding protein, translating into MPDSLLALESFSVTYPGQAERAVDRVSLNLSPGEKLGLVGESGCGKSTLGRAALRLLPKATELQGRVWFNGESVLDFSPQRLRQFRGEAIALVFQDPMTRLNPLMTIGDHCIETLRAHRSEVSQVEAKARAIAVLEKVNIPASRFGQYPHEFSGGMRQRVAIALAMILEPKLIIADEPTTSLDVTVSAQILDELTRLCDELGTALVLISHDLSLVAEYCDRVAVMYQGRVVEEGTAATVFQKPQDVYTRSLVESALQMQQAEGLAYTATAIEPILRLTDVKQHYTLEANPIARLLGGQESKVIKAVDGVSLEIYPGEVVGLVGESGCGKSTLSRTILQLAKPTAGQVEFCGTDLTTLSREAMRQQRRQLQMVFQDPHACLNPMMTVGRSIADPLLIHGLATVAEAEKQTHDMLARVSLNPTADYFQRFPGDLSGGQQQRVAIARALITHPKLVICDEPVSMLDATVQTQVLDLMIALKHEFDLTYLFITHDLWVARFMCDRIAVMQQGKIVEIAPTKTLFESPQHPYTQTLLQAAPVLAKGA; encoded by the coding sequence ATGCCAGACTCCCTCCTTGCCCTCGAAAGCTTCTCGGTCACCTACCCAGGCCAGGCAGAGCGCGCGGTGGATCGGGTGTCTTTAAACCTGTCGCCGGGGGAAAAGCTGGGGCTGGTGGGCGAGTCGGGCTGTGGCAAGAGCACCCTGGGGCGGGCGGCGCTGCGGCTGTTGCCAAAGGCGACGGAGCTACAGGGACGGGTGTGGTTTAACGGCGAGTCGGTGCTCGACTTTAGCCCCCAGCGGCTGCGGCAGTTTCGGGGTGAGGCGATCGCCTTGGTCTTTCAAGACCCGATGACGCGGCTCAACCCGCTGATGACCATTGGCGACCACTGTATAGAGACGCTGCGTGCCCATCGCTCTGAGGTGTCCCAGGTTGAAGCTAAAGCTCGGGCGATCGCGGTGCTGGAAAAGGTCAACATTCCCGCCAGCCGGTTTGGCCAGTATCCCCACGAGTTTAGCGGCGGCATGCGTCAGCGGGTGGCGATCGCCCTGGCGATGATTTTAGAGCCCAAGCTGATCATCGCCGACGAACCCACTACCAGCCTGGATGTGACGGTGTCGGCCCAGATCCTCGATGAGCTGACGCGGCTGTGCGACGAGCTGGGCACGGCCCTAGTGTTGATCTCCCACGATCTGTCGCTGGTGGCAGAATACTGCGATCGCGTCGCCGTCATGTACCAAGGGCGCGTGGTGGAAGAGGGCACGGCGGCTACGGTATTTCAGAAACCCCAGGATGTATATACGCGATCGCTGGTGGAGTCGGCCCTGCAAATGCAGCAGGCGGAGGGGCTGGCCTACACCGCCACCGCCATAGAACCTATTTTGCGGCTGACAGACGTAAAGCAGCACTACACCCTAGAGGCCAACCCGATCGCTCGGCTGCTGGGGGGGCAGGAGTCCAAGGTGATCAAGGCCGTAGACGGCGTTTCGCTAGAGATTTACCCGGGCGAGGTGGTGGGGTTGGTGGGCGAGTCAGGCTGCGGCAAGAGCACCCTATCGCGCACCATTCTGCAGCTGGCGAAACCGACCGCCGGGCAGGTGGAGTTTTGCGGTACCGATCTTACTACCCTCTCCCGCGAAGCCATGCGGCAGCAGCGGCGGCAGCTGCAAATGGTGTTTCAAGACCCCCATGCCTGCCTCAACCCGATGATGACTGTGGGCAGAAGCATCGCCGACCCGCTGCTGATCCACGGTCTGGCCACCGTCGCTGAGGCCGAAAAGCAGACCCACGACATGCTCGCCCGTGTTAGCCTCAACCCCACCGCCGACTATTTTCAGCGCTTTCCTGGCGATCTGTCGGGGGGGCAGCAGCAGCGGGTGGCGATCGCCCGCGCCTTAATCACTCATCCTAAGCTGGTGATCTGCGATGAGCCGGTGAGCATGCTTGATGCCACGGTGCAAACCCAGGTGCTCGATCTAATGATTGCCCTCAAGCATGAGTTTGATCTCACTTACCTATTTATTACCCACGACCTGTGGGTAGCGAGGTTTATGTGCGATCGCATTGCCGTCATGCAGCAGGGCAAAATTGTAGAAATTGCCCCTACGAAAACGCTGTTTGAATCGCCCCAGCACCCCTACACCCAAACCCTCCTGCAAGCGGCTCCGGTACTGGCTAAGGGAGCTTAA
- a CDS encoding alpha/beta hydrolase — protein sequence MKQLPFIIQKLVFAEENLAQIVDLNDTSGVEGKIPGYFVMSSAPPNIEDAEEASERIQQQANQGIADIADHLHRMMGSSADGFAELVITVHGYNTSLHGVQAWYKNIFKYANRHDSAISRSPHRVFIGYRWPSENVALSEPKKVFEALAALPPLPRDLLLTGAICALGLLILELLNALETSTWGFLISLSLVLLLALGLLMAALVVLRLIVYFRDSYRADNFGVLDLVELLRQIDQAIVQRTADSLFPLAKTEYEQQQALLKAREYWAQRSRNKVKLSFIGHSMGGFVVTNVVRILSDVFDMRSVNKQPPSDVGDVYRLERLILASPDIPVLTIVSSRANFLSSSLRRFSESYLFCNEGDIALRIASTTANYIAFPSRTQARGYRLGNVALQNKTGSIDDYGLVNLAALDRDFPVNLSVGEAIAQSSQKVMENLFLTYERFQARGVVTLGDLFEVQSKRDSQRATVADFFTYFDCTDYTDLKFDLQNNSCSIRPTGLLTRALGRSALLPWDYLMLTLDYGTGKRDVHGGYFEGQFSQQLLYRLAFLGFSGYLDTLDRDRQVALSQLHIDCQKFKIQGYLSPMRYRVSVQGGSVDGTKTDMLDAIRTPRQESGRGGTLASGRVRG from the coding sequence ATGAAACAGCTTCCCTTTATTATTCAAAAACTTGTTTTCGCTGAGGAGAATCTGGCCCAAATCGTTGATCTAAACGACACCAGCGGCGTTGAGGGCAAAATTCCCGGCTACTTTGTCATGAGTAGCGCCCCACCCAATATTGAAGACGCCGAAGAAGCCAGCGAAAGAATTCAGCAGCAAGCTAACCAGGGCATTGCCGACATTGCCGACCACCTGCACCGCATGATGGGTAGCAGCGCCGATGGGTTTGCCGAACTTGTAATTACGGTACATGGATACAACACCAGCCTCCATGGGGTACAGGCCTGGTACAAAAATATTTTTAAGTACGCCAACCGCCACGATTCGGCCATTAGCAGGAGCCCCCACCGCGTTTTTATCGGCTATCGATGGCCTTCTGAAAATGTAGCGCTTAGCGAGCCCAAAAAAGTTTTTGAGGCCCTGGCCGCCTTACCACCGCTGCCACGAGATTTGCTGTTGACTGGGGCAATCTGTGCGCTAGGGCTACTGATTCTTGAATTGCTCAACGCCCTAGAGACATCGACCTGGGGATTTTTAATTAGCCTTTCTCTGGTGCTGTTGCTCGCCCTAGGGCTGTTGATGGCGGCCCTGGTTGTGCTGCGACTGATCGTGTATTTTCGCGACAGCTATCGGGCCGACAATTTTGGCGTGCTAGATCTAGTCGAGCTGCTGCGCCAGATTGATCAGGCGATTGTGCAACGCACGGCCGATTCTCTGTTTCCTTTGGCAAAAACTGAGTATGAGCAACAGCAAGCGCTGCTCAAAGCTCGCGAATATTGGGCCCAACGCAGCCGCAATAAGGTGAAGCTCAGCTTTATTGGCCACAGCATGGGCGGCTTTGTGGTGACCAATGTCGTTCGCATTTTGTCAGATGTATTTGACATGCGATCGGTGAATAAACAGCCGCCCAGCGATGTAGGCGATGTGTACCGTTTGGAGCGGTTGATTCTTGCCTCTCCCGACATTCCGGTGCTGACGATTGTGTCAAGTCGGGCCAACTTTTTGTCGTCGTCATTGCGGCGATTTTCAGAATCGTACCTGTTTTGTAATGAGGGAGATATTGCGCTGCGCATTGCCTCTACGACCGCCAACTATATTGCTTTTCCCAGCCGCACTCAGGCTCGGGGCTATCGCCTAGGCAATGTAGCGCTGCAAAACAAAACGGGCAGCATCGACGACTATGGTTTGGTCAATTTGGCCGCCCTCGATCGCGACTTTCCGGTGAATTTGTCTGTTGGTGAGGCGATCGCCCAGTCAAGCCAAAAGGTGATGGAAAATTTGTTTCTCACCTATGAGCGGTTTCAGGCTCGGGGAGTAGTCACCCTGGGGGATTTATTTGAGGTGCAGTCGAAGCGCGATAGTCAACGCGCCACGGTGGCTGATTTCTTTACCTATTTTGACTGCACCGACTACACCGATCTGAAGTTTGATCTGCAGAACAATAGTTGCTCTATCCGACCGACGGGGCTTTTAACCCGCGCGCTGGGGCGATCGGCCCTGCTGCCCTGGGACTATCTAATGCTGACCCTCGACTACGGAACCGGTAAGCGAGACGTGCACGGCGGCTATTTTGAGGGGCAGTTTAGTCAGCAGTTGCTCTATCGGCTGGCGTTTTTGGGGTTTAGCGGCTATCTCGACACCCTCGATCGCGATCGCCAGGTCGCCCTCAGCCAGCTTCACATCGATTGCCAAAAGTTCAAGATTCAAGGCTATCTATCACCCATGCGCTACCGGGTGAGCGTTCAGGGCGGCAGCGTGGATGGCACGAAGACGGATATGTTGGATGCGATTCGGACGCCTCGGCAGGAAAGTGGGAGAGGAGGGACGCTGGCGAGTGGGAGAGTGAGGGGGTAG